The Cylindrospermopsis curvispora GIHE-G1 genome contains a region encoding:
- a CDS encoding AAA family ATPase produces the protein MAQIKVQNFGPIKSGLVENDGLVDIRKITVFIGNQGTGKSSIAKLISMFSWLEKQLYRGSLDEKDVISRNRLVNIYCNYNNLKKYFRSGTEIEYRGSAYTMTYADSKLTINRSDNTPRKYVLPKIMYIPAERNFFSVIKKAEKVKGLPLMLLDFFKELERSQQELSETLDLPVGNVKLEFDQTSQNLILRGDNYKLNISEASSGFQSLVPAFLVSRNIALSINQNQGSSQSELSAEEQKRLTTEIQAIINDENLSKEVKKAALELLSSKYRNECFLNIVEELEQNLFPTSQRDILYKLLEFVNITAGNTLIMTTHSPYIIDYLTLAIKAQQILQTFDNLPKGEFLKTKLKNIVPLNSSIFPEDSIVYELTDSGEIRKLSTYEGLPSDENYLNSCLAETNRFFSDLLEIEEEILSSVV, from the coding sequence ATGGCTCAAATAAAAGTTCAAAACTTCGGACCTATTAAATCAGGACTTGTGGAAAATGATGGCTTGGTGGATATTCGTAAAATTACTGTTTTTATTGGTAATCAAGGGACAGGAAAAAGTAGTATTGCAAAATTGATTTCCATGTTTAGTTGGCTGGAAAAACAATTATACCGAGGTAGTTTAGACGAGAAAGATGTAATATCTCGCAACCGACTTGTGAATATATATTGTAACTATAACAACTTAAAGAAATACTTTAGATCTGGAACTGAAATAGAATATCGCGGTAGTGCTTATACAATGACTTATGCTGATAGTAAGTTAACTATTAATCGCAGTGATAATACTCCTAGGAAATATGTGTTACCTAAAATTATGTATATTCCAGCGGAGAGGAATTTTTTCAGTGTAATCAAGAAAGCGGAAAAAGTAAAAGGTTTACCTCTCATGCTGCTTGACTTTTTCAAAGAATTGGAAAGGTCTCAACAGGAGTTATCAGAAACTTTAGACTTGCCAGTAGGAAATGTGAAGCTGGAGTTTGATCAAACTAGTCAAAATTTAATTCTTAGAGGCGATAACTATAAATTGAATATTTCTGAGGCTTCTAGTGGTTTTCAATCCTTGGTTCCAGCGTTTTTAGTCTCTAGGAATATCGCCTTGTCTATTAATCAAAATCAAGGTTCTTCTCAAAGCGAACTAAGTGCAGAAGAACAAAAAAGACTCACTACTGAAATACAAGCAATTATCAATGATGAAAATTTGTCTAAAGAAGTTAAAAAAGCTGCTTTAGAGTTATTATCTTCCAAGTATAGAAATGAATGTTTTCTTAATATTGTGGAAGAACTTGAACAAAATTTATTTCCTACATCACAAAGAGATATATTGTATAAGTTATTGGAATTCGTCAATATTACAGCTGGTAACACACTAATTATGACCACTCATAGTCCTTACATTATTGACTATCTTACCTTAGCAATTAAAGCACAGCAAATTTTACAAACTTTTGATAATTTACCGAAGGGAGAGTTTTTAAAAACTAAACTCAAAAATATTGTTCCTTTGAATTCTTCCATATTTCCAGAAGATTCAATTGTATATGAGCTAACAGATAGTGGAGAAATTAGAAAACTTTCTACCTATGAAGGACTACCTTCCGATGAAAATTATTTGAATAGTTGTTTAGCAGAAACCAATCGATTTTTCAGTGATTTATTAGAAATTGAGGAAGAAATACTATCATCAGTAGTGTAG
- a CDS encoding NAD(P)/FAD-dependent oxidoreductase — MNQILTEISTQVHIQTPKTICILGGGFGGLYTALRLSQLDWGNTEKPEIVLIDQGDRFIFSPLLYELLTNELQTWEIAPSYQEILENTGVHFHQAKVSEVDTDNQQVKLCDGKTLQYDRLVLALGSETNLDLVPGVVSYAYPFRTLADVHRLEERLRVLTATDPEKIRVAIVGAGYSGVELACKLADRLGEKGRLRLIETGDQILRTSSEFNRQQAKKALEQKSVFIDLETKVVSIGENTISLEYKNQIDEIPVDLVIWTVGTRISSLVQNLPLAHNQRGQITCTPTLQVIEHPEIFALGDLADCKDIEEQQLPGTAQVAFQQADYAAWNIWASLTDRPLLPFRYQALGEVMALGVDNATLTALGITLDGYLGYLVRRLVYLYRLPTLEHQLKVGFSWLLTPIIKTLSQGSRE, encoded by the coding sequence ATGAATCAAATACTTACAGAAATATCTACACAAGTACATATACAAACACCTAAAACAATCTGTATCCTAGGTGGCGGTTTTGGCGGACTTTACACCGCTTTACGTTTAAGCCAGCTAGATTGGGGAAATACAGAAAAGCCAGAAATCGTTTTAATAGATCAAGGCGATCGCTTTATTTTTTCACCCCTATTGTATGAACTACTGACCAATGAACTGCAAACCTGGGAGATAGCACCCTCATATCAGGAGATATTAGAAAATACCGGAGTACATTTCCATCAAGCCAAGGTTAGTGAAGTTGACACGGATAATCAACAAGTGAAATTATGTGATGGAAAAACATTGCAATATGACAGGTTAGTGTTGGCATTGGGGAGTGAAACCAATTTGGATCTGGTTCCTGGTGTTGTCAGTTACGCCTACCCATTTCGTACTCTTGCTGATGTTCATAGGTTAGAAGAAAGACTGAGAGTTTTGACGGCTACGGACCCGGAAAAAATTCGTGTAGCCATAGTGGGTGCAGGTTACAGCGGAGTAGAATTGGCTTGTAAACTCGCAGATAGACTGGGAGAAAAAGGTAGATTGCGCTTGATAGAAACTGGGGATCAAATTCTGCGCACTTCTTCGGAATTTAATCGCCAACAGGCTAAAAAAGCATTAGAACAGAAAAGTGTATTTATAGACTTAGAAACCAAAGTGGTATCTATAGGGGAAAATACTATCTCCTTAGAGTACAAAAATCAAATAGATGAAATTCCCGTAGATTTAGTCATTTGGACTGTGGGAACGAGAATTTCTTCTCTGGTGCAAAATCTTCCCCTAGCACATAACCAAAGGGGACAAATAACCTGCACTCCCACCCTACAAGTTATAGAGCATCCAGAAATTTTTGCCCTGGGAGACTTGGCAGACTGTAAGGACATAGAAGAACAACAACTACCTGGTACTGCTCAGGTAGCTTTTCAGCAAGCAGATTATGCAGCATGGAATATTTGGGCATCTTTAACCGATCGCCCCCTACTTCCCTTCCGCTATCAAGCATTAGGGGAAGTTATGGCTTTGGGGGTAGATAATGCTACTCTTACAGCTTTAGGGATTACATTAGATGGTTATTTAGGTTATCTTGTGCGGCGCTTAGTCTATTTGTATAGATTACCGACTTTAGAACATCAGTTAAAGGTGGGTTTTAGTTGGTTACTGACTCCAATTATTAAAACGCTTTCCCAGGGGTCCAGGGAATGA
- a CDS encoding ABC exporter membrane fusion protein, translating to MVGDLESKPNPQVLRSLVILGTAIIMGVGGLQLYKILLTQHSKANQTPTSESTIPPIHTVTALGRLEPRGKVIKLSASTLTQGSRVERLLVKEGDMVKVGQIIAILDNKPRLQAAYEEAEAAIKIAQINVEKVQQGAKIGELNAQKAEIGRIEAQRVGDERGQETVVLRLEAQWQGETAVQRATINRLQVQLKNAQVELERYQQLYKDGAISQSLLDSKTLSVDTITQQLREATANLQRIDNTSRKQIEEAKTALNRIRSTGGEQIISAKAILNKIAEVRPIDIAAARAELNRAKAAAQQAKVNLDQAYIKSPQKGVVFEIHTRAGELVGNEGIVEIGETSQMYAVAEVYQSDISKILPQQQVKISSSSLEGELQGSVERIGWEVKRQNVINSDPSENIDARVVEVYIKLDHLSSQKAQKLTNLQIKAVIHL from the coding sequence ATGGTAGGTGATCTAGAGTCTAAGCCAAATCCACAAGTGCTAAGATCATTAGTTATCCTAGGAACTGCCATAATTATGGGAGTTGGTGGGTTGCAGCTGTACAAGATTTTGCTAACCCAACATTCTAAAGCTAATCAAACACCAACGAGTGAAAGTACCATACCACCAATTCATACTGTCACTGCTTTAGGAAGACTTGAACCGAGAGGAAAAGTGATTAAACTTTCTGCATCCACCTTAACTCAGGGAAGTAGGGTTGAGAGACTGTTGGTAAAAGAGGGAGATATGGTAAAGGTTGGACAAATAATAGCAATTTTAGACAACAAACCTCGATTACAAGCAGCATACGAAGAAGCAGAAGCAGCGATAAAAATAGCCCAGATTAACGTAGAAAAAGTACAACAGGGGGCAAAAATTGGAGAACTGAATGCCCAAAAAGCGGAAATTGGCAGAATAGAAGCACAAAGAGTAGGGGATGAACGTGGACAGGAAACAGTAGTATTAAGACTAGAAGCTCAATGGCAAGGTGAAACGGCAGTACAAAGAGCAACAATCAATAGACTACAAGTGCAACTAAAAAATGCCCAAGTGGAACTAGAAAGATACCAACAACTATATAAGGATGGAGCAATTTCTCAGTCGTTGTTAGATAGTAAAACCCTAAGCGTTGACACTATTACCCAACAGTTGAGGGAAGCAACAGCAAACCTACAACGTATAGATAATACTAGCAGAAAGCAAATTGAAGAGGCAAAAACTGCTCTAAATCGAATCCGTTCTACAGGTGGGGAGCAAATTATCTCAGCCAAAGCTATTTTGAATAAAATTGCGGAAGTACGTCCTATAGATATAGCAGCAGCGAGGGCAGAACTAAATCGTGCCAAAGCAGCAGCACAGCAAGCAAAGGTCAATTTGGATCAAGCCTATATTAAATCTCCTCAAAAGGGAGTAGTATTTGAGATCCATACCCGCGCTGGAGAGCTAGTGGGGAATGAGGGGATAGTAGAAATTGGCGAAACTAGTCAGATGTACGCAGTAGCGGAAGTCTACCAGAGTGACATTAGTAAAATCCTTCCTCAGCAGCAGGTGAAAATATCTAGTAGTTCTCTTGAGGGAGAATTGCAGGGATCAGTAGAGAGAATTGGCTGGGAAGTGAAAAGACAAAACGTGATTAATTCTGATCCTAGTGAAAATATTGATGCAAGAGTTGTGGAAGTTTACATTAAACTAGATCATTTATCTAGTCAGAAAGCCCAAAAACTGACCAATTTACAAATTAAGGCAGTAATTCATCTATGA
- the devC gene encoding ABC transporter permease DevC: protein MRGLIEEIQRRTPLGWLQLSHHRGRLLVAISGIAFADVLMFMQLGFQNALYDSNTRLNRAMIGDIVLISPQSKNMQNMSTFSRRRLLQAEDVPGVKSARAMYVGLVAWKNPQTQRKTSVQALGFSPEQSLLNVPAIKNQLDTIKLPDYFLFDRGARGEYKQMFAKIDQGKIVSTEIEKRTIHVGGLFKLGASFGADGILVSSDENFLRIFPRRQAGSVNLGLISVEPGYEISQVAAAVKSRLQKNEDVKVLTFPEYIKFEEAYWKKESPIGFIFSLGVAMGFMVGVIIVYQVLSTDVNSHLKEYATFKAMGYNNMYLLGVIFEEAIILATLGFVPGFIIPMGLYQMAKNATNLPIYMTLSRAIFVLTLTLIMCMISGATATGKLQSADPADMF from the coding sequence ATGAGAGGACTGATTGAAGAAATACAAAGACGCACACCCTTGGGATGGTTACAACTGAGTCATCATAGAGGTCGATTATTAGTTGCCATATCTGGTATAGCTTTTGCTGATGTATTAATGTTCATGCAGTTAGGGTTTCAAAATGCCCTATATGATAGCAATACTAGATTAAACCGGGCAATGATTGGGGACATTGTTTTAATTAGTCCCCAGAGTAAAAACATGCAAAATATGTCCACCTTTTCCCGCAGGAGACTATTACAAGCGGAGGATGTGCCTGGTGTAAAATCCGCCAGGGCAATGTATGTGGGTTTAGTAGCATGGAAAAATCCCCAAACCCAACGAAAAACCTCTGTACAGGCCCTGGGATTTAGTCCTGAACAATCATTATTAAATGTACCGGCCATTAAAAATCAATTGGATACGATTAAACTACCTGATTACTTTTTATTTGATCGTGGTGCTAGGGGAGAATACAAACAAATGTTTGCCAAAATAGATCAAGGGAAAATTGTCAGTACAGAAATAGAAAAGAGGACAATTCATGTAGGTGGATTGTTTAAATTAGGAGCTTCTTTTGGTGCAGATGGAATATTAGTTTCCAGTGATGAGAACTTTTTACGAATCTTTCCTAGAAGACAAGCAGGAAGTGTCAATTTGGGATTAATTAGTGTAGAACCAGGGTATGAAATTTCTCAGGTAGCAGCAGCAGTGAAATCTCGCCTACAGAAAAATGAAGACGTAAAGGTTTTGACTTTTCCAGAATATATCAAATTTGAGGAAGCCTATTGGAAGAAAGAAAGTCCTATTGGGTTTATTTTCAGTTTGGGGGTAGCCATGGGATTTATGGTAGGAGTTATAATTGTATATCAAGTTCTATCAACTGATGTGAATTCCCATCTAAAAGAATATGCCACCTTTAAAGCTATGGGATATAATAACATGTATTTATTAGGAGTAATTTTTGAAGAAGCAATTATTTTAGCTACTCTGGGATTTGTACCCGGATTTATCATCCCTATGGGATTATACCAAATGGCAAAAAATGCCACTAATTTGCCCATATATATGACCCTGTCTAGAGCTATATTTGTTTTGACCTTGACGTTGATTATGTGTATGATTTCTGGAGCTACAGCAACTGGGAAACTACAATCAGCAGATCCGGCGGATATGTTTTGA
- a CDS encoding DevA family ABC transporter ATP-binding protein, which yields MKNSELVSMGLPVIDIQNLDYYFGSGYLKKQILFNINLTINAGEIVIMTGPSGSGKTTLLTLVGGLRSVQSGSLKVLGKDLSKASLKQLTQSRISNGYIFQSHGLHGSLTAVQNVRMGLEVHPRIPASEMMIRSRQILEAVGLGDRVNYYPDNLSGGQKQRVAIARALVSDPKIVLADEPTAALDKQSGRDVVELMQKLAKEHNSTILLVTHDHRILDIADRIIYMEDGHLSAGG from the coding sequence ATGAAAAATTCTGAATTAGTATCAATGGGACTACCAGTAATTGATATCCAGAATCTGGACTATTATTTTGGATCAGGATACCTGAAAAAGCAAATATTATTCAATATTAACCTGACGATTAATGCGGGGGAGATAGTGATTATGACTGGTCCTTCAGGTTCGGGAAAAACCACCCTGTTAACCCTGGTGGGAGGTTTACGCTCTGTACAGTCTGGAAGTTTGAAAGTTTTAGGTAAGGATTTGAGTAAAGCTAGTTTGAAACAATTGACCCAATCTAGAATAAGTAATGGTTATATTTTCCAGTCCCATGGGTTGCATGGTAGTTTAACAGCAGTGCAAAACGTAAGAATGGGTTTAGAAGTTCATCCTAGAATTCCCGCTTCGGAAATGATGATCCGTTCCCGTCAAATTTTAGAAGCGGTTGGTTTAGGAGACAGAGTTAATTATTATCCAGATAACCTATCGGGGGGACAAAAACAAAGAGTGGCGATCGCCCGTGCATTAGTGAGCGATCCTAAAATTGTGTTAGCGGATGAACCAACTGCTGCATTAGATAAACAATCGGGTAGGGATGTGGTGGAGTTGATGCAGAAATTAGCGAAGGAACACAATTCAACGATTTTACTGGTTACCCATGACCATCGGATTTTAGATATAGCTGATCGGATTATTTATATGGAGGATGGTCATTTGAGTGCAGGTGGTTGA
- a CDS encoding Panacea domain-containing protein, which translates to MLTCFDVARYFIHLANETGSYISNLKLQKLVYYAQAWHLALYDTALFEEEFEAWVHGPVIPVLYQQYKGFGWRPIQQEVEEPNLPENIRSFLDEVVEVYFQCDAYELERMTHQETPWIEARARGSLPMDAPCNEIITKESIREYYKVRAEEE; encoded by the coding sequence ATGCTTACTTGTTTTGATGTAGCACGTTATTTCATTCACCTGGCAAACGAAACTGGTTCATATATTAGCAACCTCAAATTACAAAAGCTGGTTTACTATGCTCAGGCCTGGCATTTAGCGCTCTACGATACTGCTCTGTTTGAAGAAGAATTTGAGGCCTGGGTTCATGGGCCGGTCATTCCTGTGCTGTATCAGCAATATAAGGGTTTTGGATGGCGTCCCATCCAACAAGAAGTAGAGGAGCCTAACTTGCCTGAAAATATCAGAAGTTTTTTGGATGAGGTTGTGGAAGTGTACTTCCAGTGCGATGCTTACGAATTAGAACGCATGACCCACCAAGAAACCCCTTGGATTGAAGCAAGAGCAAGGGGTTCCCTACCTATGGATGCTCCCTGTAATGAAATTATTACCAAGGAATCTATCAGGGAGTATTACAAAGTACGTGCCGAAGAAGAATAA